CCTTAATGGAGTAATGGGGAAAACATGGAATTAAGGGTCCCAGAGACTGTCAATGTTGGAAGAGTTAACCTCTTGGACATCAAGGTTGTTAGTGAAATAGATAGATTTAGAATGTTATCTTTGTCAAACAAAAATTTCATGGACCATCTAAATTGAATCTAGGCTACATATAGTGAGGGGCCTAGTATGAAATGGGATGGGACatttttcatgtactttcatgaAATGTACCTCATGGAACAAATAAGAAAGCTAAATCAAATTCGAAGTTATACAATGGAGTTGTTTCTTTTTGTCTTAAGAATTTAGGTTTCGGCAGTTTCTTTGTGATCCATATATAAGTTTGATTGGAAGGAAAGACTGTTACTTGGTCTTTGTTCATTCTTGTCATAGTAGTGTTAGTTTCACAATATCCAATTTCTAGCCACTCTTTGACAAAGACCTTTTCAACCATAGCTACACCTTTGATATGTGACTAGTATTGCAATCATATCTGAGAAAGATTCTATTTTGGGCCTTCTTATGTATTTGTCTTTTACTGAATAAAGTGTTCTTGCATTGGACTTATCATCTTGGTTTGAGGACTTTTTGTTTCACTACTAGAGAAAGATAATTGGAACTAATCTATTAGAGTGCTCTTTTGTAATCATTGATAATGTGGTTCTAGAGTGTAATGGAGCAAAAACATTTGCCTTTTTCAAGACAAAGCGTGTCTGCATTAGTCTTTGCAAGATAAGTAGTATAAACTTTCTTCAAGAGTCAAATTAATGATAGTATACAAAAGAAATGAATCAAATTTACAGCAATAAATGCTCTATAATCAATTTTGACCAAAAATGAAGGATAATTAAAAGAAACATGATCATACAAGCAATTGTACAAATACTATTGTATATGAAAACTACTGTAGGTAAAAAAAAATATAGTGCCTTCATTTAAAAGATAATAACAGAATAATGAAATAAGACACAACCATAAAAAATCCGGTCGTGTACGAATTCCAAAAAAATTACTCGAAGTGAGTTACCTCAAGAATCAACACGAATTGTGTCGGTGCCATAACATATTAGCGGAGAGTTTTGAGGAAACATATTACGAGATCTACTAGAGCGGGATTTCTATAAGCATGTGACAAACCAAATTCGAGAACTACGCTTGAAAACCTAACTGCAAATTGAAAACCTAACTGTAACTTGACAAACTCTGTTCTGTTTAAATACCAAAATCCTCTTCAAATTTTACCAAGCTCATTAAATTTACCAAAATACGtgattcaaaattcaattttcccgcAATACCCCAAAACTCAGCTGCTCCCATTATTGAAAAGGACCCCAATAGCCTAATTATCCATAGAAACTCATTCCAATAGAATCTTTTCTTGCAAGGAAATTTAAAATTTGCTAAATTGTATCATAAACAACACATTCAACACAGCTGTGAAGTTTTCTGTAATGTTGCTGTCTGCCACAGAAGTTTCTCAAGGGGCACATGTTGCCCATAAAAACCTCTATCTTCATCTttactcttctttttcttctacacCTTTACCTCAATATTTTGCACAAATTATCAACGATGCCGGTTAGAATAAAAGGGCAGAGTTGCAAAAAGTTTTAGAAACCTTAGTGTAGGAGTTGAACCAAAATCGTTTTCTGTACAACCATAGCTTCAAACGGTTCACAAATAAATGAGATATGGATCTCAAATCATCGGGATTATAATGCTAAGATTTCATGACTGAAATTCAATTTGATATGAAGATCTGTATTAAGTATAGCTAAAATTATGTTTCCAGGCGAGGTGGTACGAATATTTCAAGTGAACGGAGATAACCATCATGAAACCCTGAACCATGGCCACAACATCATGCACCGGCAACCTATTTTAGGAGAGACAGGTTTGGGGTGAAAATCCTACATAGTATAATGGTATCGGCTAACTATGATCATATTAAACATATTTGAAACGTATGAGAGCGTTTGAACTGTAGAAGTTATTCTGAGTTTGTTTAACAATTTTTCGATAAATAATTACGCTCATCGACATTTAAACTAAAATTACTTTATAATGTATGACTCAAATTTTTACAAGCTTATATGTATAATTGAACAGTATGACATGCTAAGGAGTACAAGAAAACTCCACTATAGCACGGAATGCCGTTTGAGAGCTTTAAAAATTGGAGCCTATGTTTTAATATGGAGAACTATTATGGTGTTTATACAAGTGGTCCACCTTTGACGTATTCGGTGAAGGCCAATGCGAGCAGGCCAAGCATAGCAATGCGCCCATTCCACATTTCTGCTGTGGATGAAAAAAATGGTCGTGACTTGCTCTGTGTCGATATTCCCTTAAACAAAGGCACCACCGACGCTGTCGTCAATAATCCTGCAGTTATGAGAAACCTAGACAGTCCTCCATTATTCACCTGGGAAAACAAATCTCTACCGCTGGCCACCTCCACTGCAATGGCCGACACGAACCCCAACATGGCCGCCCTTCCGTTGATAATCTCCGGCGCAGGCCCAGAGAACGCAAACAGGTCGCCAAACCTCGTGCTCATCTGTATGCCACATCGCACACTTCAGATAAATTGTTCACATGGGTATAAATATACAATAACCATTAAATATATACTGGGCATCTAAATTGTTTCTTACCTTTGTAGAGGTTGAAGATGAAACGCCTTCAGTAGGGGACGTTTCCTGTGGATCCTGATGACCACGTGCCAAATAAGATGCATTAGCAataatcaaattcaaacaaaaaaaactATCTAAAAGCTAATTGAGTAGCCAGTTAGCAAACCTTTGCCATGCACTTGATTTTGAGACTGCTGTGAGGCAATCTACTGATATTACCCACACTATTCCTGTTGACTGCACCGCAGTTAAGGGCTGAGGGcgctttcatcatcattgaagccATGGCCGCCATTGATGAGTGCTTAGAAAAAAAGGATTGCGTACTTGTATGCCTTCGATTTTCTATAGTAAGATTGTTAATTTCTCTTCGACTTACTTTTCAATAGACTGTTAATGCCTCTTCTGCTAAAATCTCTCGGCGGAATTGTTGTTGGCTTTATAGCTGGGGAAGTATCGAATTTGATGGTGGAAAATGACCCAAGTAAAGGAAGCGAATGAGGTGAGTTTAGAGTCGCGTGGTTGAAAATACGACAACGTGGCTGGTAAATTGCCCGCATATGTATTGAGGTGAACGTGGCTTCTAGAAATACAGTGCTCACTGAACGTGAAGATTATAGAGATTACTCACCTACTCAACGTGGACATCTCTCACTCGAGTTTCACTTTGATATTCTTTTGAAACTTTGATTGGTCCTACAACTTTTTAGTTAAAGGAGTTCAGATCGAAATTTTCACATTTTGAGATGTTTCTGCGAACTTTTGTCCGGGAAGTTTGATTAAAACACACGTTATGTCATTGTAAGCATTCAATTCATTACTTAGTTTCgttgttgttgttgaaagggttgtCTTTTATTGTATGTTTTATTGATGAAAATAATTATATATTGTTCAGTTTTACATATCAGGGTAAaagttatataaaaaaattaaattaaataaaatgaggGGTTGATAGtttatgaaaataatatttttattaaagaatcgttcaaaatatatttttatttaaagttGGATCACTCATAACTTACTATAATGCAAGCGACCTCTTATGTTATAGTAGACAAGTGTTTGAAGTTCTTGTTTAATTGAATAGTGCATACAACCCTCTAATGGATTCTAATCTCTATAATGCCAGTAATCTTTTATGTTTTGATAGTTATGTATTCATAATTACTATTCAAATATGAAAATgtattttatttgaaaaaatatattatagattagataacttattaaaaaaattaaaatttcttcaaattagGATCATAGGTGAACCAAAATAGCATTTCGTAATCCTTTAGAAATCAAGAAAAAATGGTGGAAACCTTAACCCTACAATATTTCACTTAATTAGACTCCAATTACACTCAAATCTTGATTATTGTAGCTTCAATGTGAAATTTAAAAGAActttaaaattagaaaataattcaccaattttataaatttataagcTTCACAATATTTAAGAATAGAAATACACCTAAGCAACTGTGAGTAAAAATAGAAACACACCTAAGCAAGCTTATCCCCTAAAAGGAAACACCTCTTAAAAGAGATATTCACGAGAGAAATATCCTATAGCTTAGTAGAAAATGTTTTACACTAAGATAAATTAATCTAGACTAGTTTGCTTACCACCTTTTATCTTTCACTCACTTTTCTATGTTAGTCTAGCTAAGCATGCTCCCTTATAACATAACAATAACTATTCCAAGATATTTCTAAATACCACTACTCTTtaaatataagaaaaataatagaatAAACATATACTATTCAAGCAAGCCACAAATTAGATGTGCACACTAAAAAGGGTCAAATTCATGATTGCAAAATAGACCAAAATCCATGGACTTCAGTCATGATAGAGCAAAGATTCAATATAAGATTCAAAACATTTTACTAACAAAGAGGTAGCATTGTGAATAATACCGAAGTTCAAAATcttgattaaaatataattattactcAATTATAAAACTATCTTATTTGTTACCTCTATTTTCTTCACTGCGTACATTTAAATTTATAATACATTAACTCATTAACTACTAAAAACTTCTTTTAAAATAATATGATACAGCATTCAAGAATATGCGAAACCTTCGAACGAGTTAATTTCGAAACGAGGTGTTTCTCCGCTCGTCCTTTCACCCATCACATTACAAATTCAACGTGGCTCAACTATCACCGTGCAAAATAACACCAGAACATTCCATCCTCTTCTATAAAGTCATTGAATGATCAAAATATAAGTCGAAGACGTGCGGTATCACAATTTCAACGGTAACCAAAGCATCATAGCTGNNNNNNNNNNNNNNNNNNNNNNNNNNNNNNNNNNNNNNNNNNNNNNNNNNNNNNNNNNNNNNNNNNNNNNNNNNNNNNNNNNNNNNNNNNNNNNNNNNNNNNNNNNNNNNNNNNNNNNNNNNNNNNNNNNNNNNNNNNNNNNNNNNNNNNNNNNNNNNNNNNNNNNNNNNNNNNNNNNNNNNNNNNNNNNNNNNNNNNNNNNNNNNNNNNNNNNNNNNNNNNNNNNNNNNNNNNNNNNNNNNNNNNNNNNNNNNNNNNNNNNNNNNNNNNNNNNNNNNNNNNNNNNNNNNNNNNNNNNNNNNNNNNNNNNNNNNNNNNNNNNNNNNNNNNNNNNNNNNNNNNNNNNNNNNNNNNNNNNNNNNNNNNNNNNNNNNNNNNNNNNNNNNNNNNNNNNNNNNNNNNNNNNNNNNNNNNNNNNNNNNNNNNNNNNNNNNNNNNNNNNNNNNNNNNNNNNNNNNNNNNNNNNNNNNNNNNNNNNNNNNNNNNNNNNNNNNNNNNNNAGGagagtggagagggagagagagggagagagggagaggagaggggagagggagagagaggaagaggagaggggagagggagagagagggagagagcgagagaacatggggggaagggagaggtagagggagggagacagGGAGAGAGACGAGGGAGGGAaggcagagagagggagagaggtagagggagggagatggagagagaagaGGGAGGGTGGGAGacaagaaggggtatggagagagagagagagagagagagagagagagagagagagggggggagagtaggggggagggaaagaggaagggtcttaaggggtcacaggataccatatgacctcttaggaaacaatatgacctaaaatgacacctaaggggtcatatggtgggctaataaaatgatatattaaatttaaagttatgaatagaacatcatacaatgagactccaagtgaacaaacaacgaggcttcactaaaaagcaagtgtaagagcttgacctaaccctaagagtactacctaagttctaaaacatatgatgctattaaagttgcaaggttataagactgatctcaattgttactataggaattacatacttgatttctttcatgggtatgtactattccaagttgtttgacaaatgatgatcatcatatactaccactaccatgcataaaacaaacgttaatttctttaggtgacaggcattgtgtaacaacatgggaactctcgcatacccaccactatcattctacaggacatcatctgtgttactctccctctttctcttcctacctgttgttttcttctaaaaaacatattgtaggtatagagagagggagagagagggagagagagagagaggtaggggagggaaggtagagagagggagagaggtagagggagggagagggagagagaagaggggggtggtaGAGAAGaagtggtatggaggaagggagatggagagagagatagagagagagagagagggagagagagagagagagagagagagagagagggagagaggtagagggatggagagggagagagagagggagagggggagattagggggaagggaaagaggaggggtcttacgataccatatgacctcttaggaaacaatacgacctctaatgacacctaaggggtcatatggtgggctaataaaatgatatattaaattgaaagttatgaatagaacatcatacaatgagaatccaagtgaacaaacaacgaggcttcactaaagagaaagtgtaagagcttgacctaaccctaagagtactacctaagttctaaaacatatgatgctattaaatttgcaaggttataagactgatcttgattgtgactataggaattacacacttgatttctttcatgggtatgtaccattccaagctatttgacaagtgatgacaagctactaccaatgccatgcataaaacaaactttaatttctttaggtgacaggcagtGTGTAagaacatgggaactctcgcatatccatcactatcattctataggacatcatctgtgttactctccctctttctgttcctacctgttgttttcttttgaaaaacatattgcaggtactctgagaagaatattgctacaggttccttctttgtcacggtaatacatctgtggttcaatttcaaaccctattcctcctattcaatatacacacaaaattccatcagtcaatttttttaggagaggatacatgataaaaatcaaagaagaagttgcagataagaaataaattcacttacttctatagaagtgcagacacagttgtagtggggtatggagggagagaagaagagaaagagggatggggtatggaggaagggagaaggggagggagagagagagagagagagagagagagagagagagagagagagagagagaccttgtatgcatttgagagggagagacgatacacttacatgtgtatatatatgtttaatatattatatgtatataaacatattatatatacaatgtcatattatacacatattatatattacatatattatatgtatatacacatattatacatagaatatcatattatacaatagtgcatacgtgttgtttatagtaaagatagcgcgtacgcgctgcttacactATACATACCCCGTATGCgatttttaaaccataagtaccctgtatgcacttttgactatttaggcttggaaataggcctggatgacaaagctacggattggaagtttgatttccctccatttctctcatttttgacttgTTTTAGTTTATCAACCTGGTTTATCgattttgtcatcatcaggtttactgttcataaagtgggtatttctaaaattgccaccatattttcacccatcttttgagctttctaacgatataatttgttttcaatttgaacaacaataacatattattattgaatttcttttactagtgtctccatagttctcacagacataggtgcactattttttgaataaattttgatatacgtatccaaatttaaaaaaatttatatattattgtagtgcacttgattctttacaatttttttttttaaaaattgtattttcgatttgtttagtatgcttcatgcatgaacaggtaccgAATtgttaggatgtgctcgattggatttgtcaaaatactatctttctgccaaaggatttgtcaaaatactaaatctaactatgaattttttgatgcacatgttagacaatatgttatgtttttcagaagaaaatagGGTCAGGTTTttgtgtgcgaaggatttgacccccttaatcttatccaattttgaaaaagtttagtagtttggaaactagattcaaagtactacaatatttgttctttgattatcttcatatcttgagtggatgactttcaaattttgcctctaaatttaggttcacctgatttcagaaaaaaagtgtccacctataccccccttttttaccaccatctttgtgcacttacccagtaattttgttgttttgaagtctgaagatgtggtgggtgccctagttggtgaagagatgtgaaggaaggtatcccacagttTGAAGGAAGCactaactattcgtggaagacctaaggagaaagacaagaagaatgagacgcatgataagtccaaattgagagggagatcaaaatatcctagaaagtccaaagtcatttgttggaattgcgctaaaccaggtcacatccataaggactacaaagaagaaaagaagaaggaaaagaagaatattttttttgattttgagtctaacaaggaagatggcgatgcatttattgcagtcTTGGTGaatcatgcaggtaatgatgcctagttaattgactcaggtgcatcttttcatataaaTGCCAATAAAGATTAGTTttctgaatatgaataatttaatggaggtaaggtgtacttgggttatgatttacatttagacattgttggtcgaggtaaagttagaattggGTTTTATGATGGTAGActaaaaggattaatggtgtgttgcatatccctagtttTAAACAAAATTTCTTATCTATGAGCAAaatgatagatgcgggtgtgcaggtagtctttttataaagtaggatgtaagatgattaagggtgctatgggaaatgctagaggtgttaggttcaacactttgtataacctagatgcatacactgttgagtgtaataacacttctataaaaagtaaatttgaggaagatttgagggtttcaccttctgCAGATGGAAAcaacttttgggtacctaagggttctctttcttctaaagtgaagttacctgcaaagaagactatATTATGGCACCacaggcttggccacattggagaaaagggtctaaggaccttgaaaaataaaaaccttgttcaagggttgaatgattgtaatcttgactttgatttctgtgagcattgcatttatggaaaacaaaatcgcATTcatttttacttgagttctcataaaacttgtggtgttttggatcttattcattttgatgtgtttggtcctgtagatgttccttcaattgaaaaatccacatatgtgtgtgtgtgaaatttggggaacctACAAGGGCACAAACatttcaataaaccattattttcttgggttagttaatcaaaaacaacaaaataaaatccatTGCAGGTTAGCTTATTACCTCCTAGAAAGTGCGAGTGTGTATTGCTCTCAGATTGCATAGCTATCGAGTGACAAGACTACACTCAAACagaggatttttaaatgcatgcaactaggcgaatgcaaaattaataattaaatgcaagattgaacgcaagattaattgattaaaccaaatgagattatcaagctaaatgatcaaagctctaaatgaaggttatctagattatatgcaagaaattgaatctatataagagaaatgaatctaagTTGCTAATGGACTAGAAAtctaaatgaaaactaagttgactgatgaattaactatgcaaagcttcttcaaaatttcctctataACCTGCAACACAATATTGGCATAATAACGATGTAAATTTCTCAGATGTCGATTGGAGAATGAGAGCCCGAATTTATAACGTaatcaagagggagaccaaaggtcaGCATTGATCTTTAATGAACGATCGAGATCGATTcaaaggaagcacaatctaggtgaaatgatttgattggacaatttaattccattttggagagataagattgagttaaAGAAATCTAgagttaaaattgatttttttcaacAAGGGTTAAAATGCCACAAAGGTTGTCATATAGACATTTTGAGACAAAAGTGTTTCAACTAGAACATTTTTGCTCAAAAATATTTTGGACAAAACAATCTATGTGAATTCAATCTTATCTATGTTTTAAAATGAGAATATAGAAAACTTATTGTTTCATGTTATagatttttgtcaaaaaaaaattatgtcatgtaGTTTAGGTGAAACTATTTCACCTAATACTACTTTCTTGAATAAAATTGTGATATGATATTGAATCTTTATCTGTCATCTATTCATAGTGGTgtaatgaaaaaatataattttgtgGAGGACCTTAGAATGAATGAAAAAAATCCAATTACCTTGGTGAAAGCTAGGAGCAAACCTAAGATTGATCTCTCATGTTGCTTAGAAACTTTAGATCTAGAAGATTTCATTAACTAGATCTATGATTTGAAGAGACATAATAACACATCTAAGAAACATGCACAAGGCTAGCTCATAATGACTAATAAATGAGGCTAGGATCTAAGAACTTAAATTTGAAGTTTAAAATGTTAGGTTCATTCCAATAGACGATACGATCAATCTTGAATACGAATGAAAAAGAAACTCACATAGTGAAATGATAATCTCAATACATGGAGTGAATGTCTAGATGTACATGGAAATTGATtgtaatatattataaatttaaataatgaatgtaTGTGAATATAGTTTAAATGGGGATACATAAGTTTCAATACACAACTTTTAAAAGAATGCAAATGAATTTGTCTTTAAATACAAGAACATAACCACAAATCATCTAAACATGTGTTTAATTagctttgacaaataacaaatgaTTATGAGTaaactaaaatttgaatttgagttttaaAATTGTAGGAATCGGATATAAAGACACATAATTAATTTTATGCATGTCAAAATGACTTAGGCCACAAAAATTGTAAAATGAAGGTATTAATGAATTAGTGGATGGGTAAAACTAATAGATTTATGATAAGACTGAACATCTACATAAATTGGTAGACCAATGAGAAATCTTCCAGTTCACCAGATATTTAAATCGCCAATGCGAGGAGGCCGAGCATAGCAAAGCGCCCATTCCACATTTCTGCTGTGGATGAAAATATTGGCTGTGACGTGCTCTCCCTCGATATTCCATTCAACAGGGGCACCAGTGTCCCCACATAGGTTTGATTCAACATAGGTTTGATATTTTAGTATTTTGTGTTGCTATTGTGAAATTTTGTCAAGTTTGattaaaatatacattttttcATAGTAACATAGATGTGAACCATAACAATAGATAGTTAACATTTAAGATAATATATCTAAAGAAAAAAGAGTCTTATTAGTTTTAaaccaatgaatttttttttaacacgAAGCACAACATTCTCAAGGTAAATCGATTATTGATATCAATAATAATATTCCatcaataatttttaatttaactatcatattctatcatttcaattttTATGGTTATTTCTATATATGAAAATGATTAGGCTCATTTCATTTTTGAATCTTAATTAtttctttaataattttatttattctcATAGTCCTACATATTTTAAGGAAAACATTTATGTTCTTTACATCTTTGTGAACCTGACTTATcttacactcatttagggtttagcCTTAGAGTTGAAAACTTCTACAATAGAGTTTCATATTTTTCTTTACTATCTATCCTTTGTTTGAAACCTAAATAAGGTTTTGATACACCCTATATTGAtgtatgatttatttatttgtattagaTTTTAGAGTTTTATAGTATGTTCTCTCCATCTTACCCTATCATCCTTTGGTTACACATTATGGTTACATCATTGACTACATTCTCATAgacctttatttttatcttctaTTCATACTTGTATTACCAATTTTAATTTCTTCATACAATCTATTTGACTTTAGCTCCCACTTGCTAGGTTCTATGTATTTTTATTTGatggatgagaatgtcatctatgtacgtcttatttcatcattttttttaatttttcttcctTCATGGTAGTTCCTATCAACTATCCTTATATTTTGGATAATTAGTTCACTTGTCCATTAGATTCATTTTGTTACTCCACACATGTCTAATGATAGTTATCAAATGCATGAACATGATGATATTTTTCCTTTGAGCACTCTAACTTCCCATGCTTTAACTTATGATAATGACGAGATAACCCTATATTCTAATTATCTATCTAGGGATGTTGTTTTATATGATAATGTTACACCTTCCTTAGTCCTTGTTGCAATTATTATACCTTTTGATAATACTAATTCTTCATGTAATAATGATATAAATTGTTTGGATATCATTTACATGTGTCGTGATATATATCCTTTTTCACTTACTAGTTTTCTTATTTACAATCTTCTTAATTCATATTTGATtggattaatattttttatttttcttaacatATTCAATTTATTCATTGATTTATCACTATAATTTAAAGAATTATTTTTCAGTTTATTATTGTATCTTATTTTCTATTTGTTAACAAGTTCATTAATTCTTTTACATTTTTTCTTAAATTTAATAGGAGATTAAAATTTAATATCATGAATGTAGATATATTCTTGTTTAGGCTCATGTAGTTTTATAATTCAACATTGAAGTTAGGTTTTGGTATCTGTAGTTTAGCATTTTCTAAATttgattattataattaattaatctaggagTAATAACAATAAGAtaatccaaatggtgaacaaagcAATATTCAATATCTTGCAAGGATAGGAATGATGAAGGTGAAGGCGAGAATGATGTTGAAAGACCTACCTAAGGTAGGTAATGACAATAGGTCTGGAGCAATCCTTGGTGATGGTGAGGATGAAGGTAGTGAAGAGGATGGAGATGAAGGTATCCTACTTTGGGATCTTCAAGAACCGTGATTGTGGATTATGGGTGATAGAAGGTACGAGAGAGGAGGTAGCCAATCCTATTACATAATATATCCTTGGCCATTCCTCAACTAGTTTCCCTAAAGGCATAGAGGTTGGTTCTTCTTCCCTTTAATCTTGCTCTGAAGCTTGCTTGAATAGTTTGAGGGTAGCTTGCAGAGCCTCTAGTTTTCCTTTCTGTGGTAGTCATGGTCTTTGTTTTGGGGACTCTAGTTTGGGTGGAGTTAGGGGTGCTATATATGTAGATATGCCTTGGGATTTTGATCCTAATGATGATTTTTTGGGAAAATTAGCTAGATTCTTGGTTTCTTGGTGCTAGATCTACCCTTGAGATTATATAGGGTTTTCTCGGTGACAATCtccaatctattttttttttgtgtataggATTCCTCTCTCCCCTCGTTGCCCCTAGTGCATCTCTACTACCTATGTGTGAGGGTGGCTCACATGTCCATCCTACAGTTCCTCCTCTTGAAATTTTGCCCCTTATTTCCTCTCAGATTATGTTTGAGGTTGATTATGGGTCCCCTTTGATTGGGCCCGCT
This genomic stretch from Cryptomeria japonica chromosome 8, Sugi_1.0, whole genome shotgun sequence harbors:
- the LOC131058389 gene encoding early light-induced protein 2, chloroplastic-like encodes the protein MAAMASMMMKAPSALNCGAVNRNSVGNISRLPHSSLKIKCMAKDPQETSPTEGVSSSTSTKMSTRFGDLFAFSGPAPEIINGRAAMLGFVSAIAVEVASGRDLFSQVNNGGLSRFLITAGLLTTASVVPLFKGISTQSKSRPFFSSTAEMWNGRIAMLGLLALAFTEYVKGGPLV